One window from the genome of Cucumis melo cultivar AY chromosome 10, USDA_Cmelo_AY_1.0, whole genome shotgun sequence encodes:
- the LOC103489502 gene encoding E3 ubiquitin-protein ligase DIS1-like isoform X1 yields MLTKVVLIPFFCDSGCFLDPYRLVFCQSYLCTICLKEIGGLSEVLLKFSCILLIKMTSANPYFDDIRNKPEVIDPPQDDDMMDVSESVSDPARAGGKPNVVSSSVRELLECPVCLNAMYPPIHQCSNGHTLCSGCKPRVHNRCPTCRHELGNIRCLALEKVAASLELPCKYQTFGCVGIYPYYSKLKHESQCIYRPYNCPYAGSECSVIGDIPFLVAHLKDDHKVDMHNGSTFNHRYVKSNPQEVENATWMLTVFSCFGQYFCLHFEAFQLGMAPVYIAFLRFMGDDNEAKNYSYSLEVGGNGRKMVWQGVPRSIRDSHRKVRDSFDGLIIQRNMALFFSGGDRKELKLRVTGRIWKEQ; encoded by the exons ATGTTAACGAAAGTAGTTCTTATCCCTTTTTTTTGTGATAGTGGGTGCTTCCTAGATCCTTATAGACTAGTTTTTTGCCAGTCTTATCTTTGCACAATTTGCTTGAAAGAAATAGGAGGACTTTCAGAAGTGCTTTTGAAGTTTTCTT GCATTCTATTGATAAAAATGACATCTGCAAATCCTTATTTTGATGACATCCGGAACAAACCTGAGGTTATCGATCCTCCCCAAGATGATGATATGATGGATGTTAGTGAAAGTGTGAGTGATCCTGCTCGAGCTGGAGGAAAACCTAATGTAGTCTCTAGCAGTGTTCGTGAGCTGTTGGAGTGCCCTGTTTGCTTAAATGCTATGTACCCTCCCATTCATCAG TGTTCGAATGGTCACACATTGTGTTCCGGTTGCAAGCCTAGGGTGCACAACCGGTGTCCAACCTGCAGGCATGAACTTGGCAATATCAGATGTCTTGCGTTAGAGAAGGTGGCTGCATCTCTGGAACTTCCATGTAAATACCAAACTTTTGGATGCGTGGGCATATACCCATACTATAGCAAGCTGAAACACGAATCTCAGTGTATATATCGACCCTATAACTGTCCATATGCGGGTTCGGAATGCTCGGTTATTGGTGACATTCCATTTTTGGTAGCCCACCTCAAGGATGATCACAAAGTTGACATGCATAATGGAAGCACTTTCAATCACCGGTATGTCAAGTCAAATCCGCAAGAGGTCGAAAATGCCACCTGGATGTTAACG GTTTTCAGCTGTTTTGGTCAATACTTTTGTTTACATTTCGAAGCTTTCCAGCTCGGAATGGCACCCGTCTACATAGCTTTCTTGCGGTTTATGGGCGACGATAATGAAGCAAAGAACTATAGTTATAGTCTTGAGGTTGGTGGAAATGGGAGGAAGATGGTGTGGCAAGGAGTGCCACGGAGTATTCGGGACAGTCATCGGAAGGTCCGAGACAGTTTTGATGGTCTTATTATCCAACGTAATATGGCACTCTTCTTCTCGGGAGGAGATCGGAAAGAATTGAAACTCAGGGTAACTGGTAGGATTTGGAAGGAGCAGTAA
- the LOC103489502 gene encoding E3 ubiquitin-protein ligase DIS1-like isoform X2, with protein sequence MTSANPYFDDIRNKPEVIDPPQDDDMMDVSESVSDPARAGGKPNVVSSSVRELLECPVCLNAMYPPIHQCSNGHTLCSGCKPRVHNRCPTCRHELGNIRCLALEKVAASLELPCKYQTFGCVGIYPYYSKLKHESQCIYRPYNCPYAGSECSVIGDIPFLVAHLKDDHKVDMHNGSTFNHRYVKSNPQEVENATWMLTVFSCFGQYFCLHFEAFQLGMAPVYIAFLRFMGDDNEAKNYSYSLEVGGNGRKMVWQGVPRSIRDSHRKVRDSFDGLIIQRNMALFFSGGDRKELKLRVTGRIWKEQ encoded by the exons ATGACATCTGCAAATCCTTATTTTGATGACATCCGGAACAAACCTGAGGTTATCGATCCTCCCCAAGATGATGATATGATGGATGTTAGTGAAAGTGTGAGTGATCCTGCTCGAGCTGGAGGAAAACCTAATGTAGTCTCTAGCAGTGTTCGTGAGCTGTTGGAGTGCCCTGTTTGCTTAAATGCTATGTACCCTCCCATTCATCAG TGTTCGAATGGTCACACATTGTGTTCCGGTTGCAAGCCTAGGGTGCACAACCGGTGTCCAACCTGCAGGCATGAACTTGGCAATATCAGATGTCTTGCGTTAGAGAAGGTGGCTGCATCTCTGGAACTTCCATGTAAATACCAAACTTTTGGATGCGTGGGCATATACCCATACTATAGCAAGCTGAAACACGAATCTCAGTGTATATATCGACCCTATAACTGTCCATATGCGGGTTCGGAATGCTCGGTTATTGGTGACATTCCATTTTTGGTAGCCCACCTCAAGGATGATCACAAAGTTGACATGCATAATGGAAGCACTTTCAATCACCGGTATGTCAAGTCAAATCCGCAAGAGGTCGAAAATGCCACCTGGATGTTAACG GTTTTCAGCTGTTTTGGTCAATACTTTTGTTTACATTTCGAAGCTTTCCAGCTCGGAATGGCACCCGTCTACATAGCTTTCTTGCGGTTTATGGGCGACGATAATGAAGCAAAGAACTATAGTTATAGTCTTGAGGTTGGTGGAAATGGGAGGAAGATGGTGTGGCAAGGAGTGCCACGGAGTATTCGGGACAGTCATCGGAAGGTCCGAGACAGTTTTGATGGTCTTATTATCCAACGTAATATGGCACTCTTCTTCTCGGGAGGAGATCGGAAAGAATTGAAACTCAGGGTAACTGGTAGGATTTGGAAGGAGCAGTAA
- the LOC103489501 gene encoding F-box protein SKIP5, whose amino-acid sequence MAKADMSRVVKDQSRVAIVSMEENKQRKWKRKGTSSSSPSVNSLDDGCLMHIFSFLSPIPDRYNTALVCHRWRYLACHPRLWLRVERTIKDLSEPGVFPTIEAAVAAARPGDTILIATGGVHSASNIQITKPLCLIGGGELPEETTLFCTRGSESALEFLSTSKLSNLTVKAELGCCLLHRKGRLIVDGCVLQCESNPLDYLSCPIVCTASPDKLLPSSVKGGYTHGVSVSHTRIEGGAKAVLTSEDLTLQHVRVIYARTALLFWFDVEYKL is encoded by the exons ATGGCCAAGGCCGATATGAGTCGAGTGGTAAAGGATCAGAGCCGGGTCGCCATAGTTTCGATGGAAGAAAACAAGCAAAGAAAGTGGAAAAGAAAAGGCACTTCATCCTCCTCGCCTTCTGTTAACAGTTTGGACGATGGTTGTCTAATGCATATTTTCAGCTTCCTTTCCCCCATACCAG ATCGGTATAACACCGCCCTCGTTTGCCACAGATGGCGTTACTTGGCCTGTCATCCTAGGCTGTGGCTGCGAGTAGAACGAACTATTAAAGATTTATCTGAGCCGGGAGTTTTCCCAACCATCGAGGCGGCTGTTGCTGCTGCTAG GCCTGGTGACACCATACTTATTGCAACAGGTGGAGTTCATTCTGCCTCTAACATTCAAATAACAAAACCACTTTGCCTG ATTGGTGGAGGTGAGCTTCCTGAGGAGACTACACTTTTCTGTACTCGTGGTTCAGAGAG TGCTTTGGAGTTCCTGTCTACCAGTAAGCTTTCTAACTTAACAGTCAAGGCAGAACTTGGTTGCTGCTTGCTTCACAGGAAGGGAAGATTGATTGTAGATGGATGTGTCCTCCAATGTGAGTCAAACCCTTTGGATTACCTATCATGCCCCATTGTTTGTACAGCAAGTCCAGATAAGTTATTGCCTTCCTCAGTGAAGGGTGGTTATACACACGGCGTTTCTGTCTCTCACACTCGTATTGAGGGCGGGGCCAAAGCTGTCCTAACGAGTGAGGACCTGACATTACAGCATGTTCGAGTTATTTATGCTCGAACAGCTCTTTTATTTTGGTTTGATGTTGAATACAAGTTATAA